A portion of the Plodia interpunctella isolate USDA-ARS_2022_Savannah chromosome 4, ilPloInte3.2, whole genome shotgun sequence genome contains these proteins:
- the LOC128669475 gene encoding uncharacterized protein LOC128669475 isoform X1 encodes MAKIEKIESKVKKECDFIPPDGGWGWMIIFAAGLSNLSALPFIQQFGLLFRDKFERLGISSSETTTIINIHSAMNSFVGLANGPVFRTFTYRQVSLAGATVVVISLMLCTFSYNFITYLLTFSILYGAGYGISSSANALALNTYWKNRRRLATSLSWTTTGLGPMLWPHIITLLMASFGETGTILIISGISLHAIACALLLQPVEWHSKSAEQKEEEEHKLLLKNKEYNKSENKNKDHKNNLDSGYFSRMSKFKNFSAYSSQYLYNEDDPITPGYEITDPGTPMMLRANDGYFSQTRQPRSKAPSRETSAKTSRMNSNKPSTTNLNEIRSQKSSTLNLNDSKQNSYVNLGALDQENKSKPKRKLSTTLRAQIPESEIEDCPTLKAPHDLKADEKEVVEKIDPMIAKDIAEKAEKQITKSKSMKSFKTDGQYGDKLIKGNQSSISLANQDDYEESKYLKDNHSNQSYRTRNRLKSNNFNYESEVLKQASMKLEQYLKENEDENQGKITILINYNKDVDNDDVFEDNKENTDKEGKELTFCEKIYIFFDLDLLKDFTFINLMLGMTLASFAEMNFSILTPFILGDYGFTKPEVAFFMSLLGGIDICVRFCIPFIAGKVGWDNNSFFLFGVLTMAMGRVVLAYNQNYSMALLIAVIIGFGKGLRTVFVALVIPTHVPLHKLPGASGLQLLTNGVVCVALGPVVGWIKDHTSTGVLLHSLNILTYITAISWGIEKFMRARQRKALNEEFADP; translated from the exons atggctaaaatagaaaaaatcgAGTCGAAAGTGAAAAAGGAATGTGATTTTATCCCACCAGATGGGGGGTGGGGTTGGATGATAATATTTGCAGCTGGTCTTTCAAAC TTGTCAGCGTTGCCCTTCATACAACAGTTCGGGCTCCTCTTCAGAGACAAGTTCGAACGCCTGGGTATCTCCAGCTCGGAAACTACCACTATTATCAATATACACTCCGCTATGAACTCTTTCGTCG GGTTAGCAAATGGACCTGTATTCAGAACATTCACTTATAGGCAAGTGTCACTGGCTGGTGCTACGGTTGTAGTCATATCTCTTATGCTGTGCACATTCTCCTACAACTTCATCACTTATCTTTTGACTTTCTCAATTTTGTACG ggGCTGGATACGGTATAAGCAGCTCTGCTAATGCTTTAgctttaaatacttattggAAAAACAGAAGACGATTAGCAACGAGTTTATCATGGACAACTACAGGACTAGGTCCAATGTTATGGCCCCATATTATCACATTATTAATGGCTTCCTTTGGAGAAACTGGAAcgatattaataataagtgGAATATCACTTCATGCTATAGCATGCGCACTTTTACTCCAACCCGTCGAATGGCATAGCAAATCTGCAGaacaaaaagaagaagaagaacataAATTActccttaaaaataaagaatacaataaatccgagaacaaaaacaaagatcacaaaaataatttagacaGTGGTTATTTTAGTcgaatgtcaaaatttaaaaattttagtgCTTATTcaagtcaatatttatataatgaagaTGATCCAATAACACCTGGCTATGAAATCACTGACCCAGGCACTCCTATGATGCTACGAGCTAATGACGGATATTTTAGCCAAACTCGTCAACCTCGGAGTAAAGCCCCTTCCAGAGAAACGTCAGCTAAAACTTCAAGAATGAATTCAAATAAACCTTCTACGACAAACCTAAATGAAATTCGCTCACAAAAATCttcaactttaaatttaaatgattctAAACAAAATTCATATGTAAATCTTGGTGCTTTAgatcaagaaaataaaagtaaaccaAAACGAAAATTATCTACAACACTTCGTGCACAAATTCCGGAATCGGAAATAGAAGACTGTCCTACACTTAAAGCACCACATGACTTAAAAGCTGATGAAAAAGAGGTTGTAGAAAAAATTGATCCGATGATTGCAAAAGATATTGCAGAGAAagcagaaaaacaaataactaagagtaaaagtatgaaatcatttaaaacGGATGGTCAATACggtgataaattaataaaaggcAATCAAAGTAGCATATCGTTAGCTAATCAAGACGATTACgaagaaagtaaatatttaaaagataatcATAGTAATCAATCATATAGAACAAGAAACAGATTAaagtcaaataattttaattatgagaGTGAAGTGTTGAAACAAGCTTCAATGAAGTTGGAGCagtatttgaaagaaaatgaaGATGAAAATCAAGGCAAAATAACAATACTTATAAACTACAACAAGGATGTCGACAATGATGATGTATTTGAAGACAACAAAGAAAATACTGATAAAGAAGGGAAAGAattgacattttgcgaaaaaatatacatattcttTGATCTAGAtcttttaaaagattttacatttataaatttaatgttggGAATGACTCTGGCCAGTTTTGCTGAAatgaatttttcaattttgacaCCATTCATACTTGGAGATTATGGGTTTACAAAACCTGAAGTGgcttttttcatgtcattattaGGAGGTATAGATATATGTGTAAGATTTTGTATTCCTTTCATCGCTGGAAAAGTCGGATGGGACAACAATTCATTTTTCCTTTTTGGAGTATTAACCATGGCTATGGGAAGAGTAG TTTTAGCCTACAATCAGAATTACAGCATGGCTCTTCTAATCGCAGTTATAATAGGTTTCGGGAAAGGTCTGAGGACAGTCTTCGTGGCGTTGGTGATCCCCACTCACGTGCCTCTCCACAAGTTACCAGGAGCCTCGGGTTTACAGCTCTTGACCAATGGCGTTGTATGTGTAGCTCTGGGACCAGTTGTCG GTTGGATCAAAGATCATACATCAACAGGTGTGCTGTTGCACAGTTTGAATATCCTGACGTACATAACAGCTATTTCTTGGGGCATAGAGAAATTCATGCGAGCGAGGCAACGAAAGGCCCTTAATGAAGAATTCGCAGATCCGTGA
- the LOC128669475 gene encoding uncharacterized protein LOC128669475 isoform X3 produces MAKIEKIESKVKKECDFIPPDGGWGWMIIFAAGLSNLSALPFIQQFGLLFRDKFERLGISSSETTTIINIHSAMNSFVGLANGPVFRTFTYRQVSLAGATVVVISLMLCTFSYNFITYLLTFSILYGAGYGISSSANALALNTYWKNRRRLATSLSWTTTGLGPMLWPHIITLLMASFGETGTILIISGISLHAIACALLLQPVEWHSKSAEQKEEEEHKLLLKNKEYNKSENKNKDHKNNLDSGYFSRMSKFKNFSAYSSQYLYNEDDPITPGYEITDPGTPMMLRANDGYFSQTRQPRSKAPSRETSAKTSRMNSNKPSTTNLNEIRSQKSSTLNLNDSKQNSYVNLGALDQENKSKPKRKLSTTLRAQIPESEIEDCPTLKAPHDLKADEKEVVEKIDPMIAKDIAEKAEKQITKSKSMKSFKTDGQYGDKLIKGNQSSISLANQDDYEESKYLKDNHSNQSYRTRNRLKSNNFNYESEVLKQASMKLEQYLKENEDENQGKITILINYNKDVDNDDVFEDNKENTDKEGKELTFCEKIYIFFDLDLLKDFTFINLMLGMTLASFAEMNFSILTPFILGDYGFTKPEVAFFMSLLGGIDICVRFCIPFIAGKVGWDNNSFFLFGVLTMAMGRF; encoded by the exons atggctaaaatagaaaaaatcgAGTCGAAAGTGAAAAAGGAATGTGATTTTATCCCACCAGATGGGGGGTGGGGTTGGATGATAATATTTGCAGCTGGTCTTTCAAAC TTGTCAGCGTTGCCCTTCATACAACAGTTCGGGCTCCTCTTCAGAGACAAGTTCGAACGCCTGGGTATCTCCAGCTCGGAAACTACCACTATTATCAATATACACTCCGCTATGAACTCTTTCGTCG GGTTAGCAAATGGACCTGTATTCAGAACATTCACTTATAGGCAAGTGTCACTGGCTGGTGCTACGGTTGTAGTCATATCTCTTATGCTGTGCACATTCTCCTACAACTTCATCACTTATCTTTTGACTTTCTCAATTTTGTACG ggGCTGGATACGGTATAAGCAGCTCTGCTAATGCTTTAgctttaaatacttattggAAAAACAGAAGACGATTAGCAACGAGTTTATCATGGACAACTACAGGACTAGGTCCAATGTTATGGCCCCATATTATCACATTATTAATGGCTTCCTTTGGAGAAACTGGAAcgatattaataataagtgGAATATCACTTCATGCTATAGCATGCGCACTTTTACTCCAACCCGTCGAATGGCATAGCAAATCTGCAGaacaaaaagaagaagaagaacataAATTActccttaaaaataaagaatacaataaatccgagaacaaaaacaaagatcacaaaaataatttagacaGTGGTTATTTTAGTcgaatgtcaaaatttaaaaattttagtgCTTATTcaagtcaatatttatataatgaagaTGATCCAATAACACCTGGCTATGAAATCACTGACCCAGGCACTCCTATGATGCTACGAGCTAATGACGGATATTTTAGCCAAACTCGTCAACCTCGGAGTAAAGCCCCTTCCAGAGAAACGTCAGCTAAAACTTCAAGAATGAATTCAAATAAACCTTCTACGACAAACCTAAATGAAATTCGCTCACAAAAATCttcaactttaaatttaaatgattctAAACAAAATTCATATGTAAATCTTGGTGCTTTAgatcaagaaaataaaagtaaaccaAAACGAAAATTATCTACAACACTTCGTGCACAAATTCCGGAATCGGAAATAGAAGACTGTCCTACACTTAAAGCACCACATGACTTAAAAGCTGATGAAAAAGAGGTTGTAGAAAAAATTGATCCGATGATTGCAAAAGATATTGCAGAGAAagcagaaaaacaaataactaagagtaaaagtatgaaatcatttaaaacGGATGGTCAATACggtgataaattaataaaaggcAATCAAAGTAGCATATCGTTAGCTAATCAAGACGATTACgaagaaagtaaatatttaaaagataatcATAGTAATCAATCATATAGAACAAGAAACAGATTAaagtcaaataattttaattatgagaGTGAAGTGTTGAAACAAGCTTCAATGAAGTTGGAGCagtatttgaaagaaaatgaaGATGAAAATCAAGGCAAAATAACAATACTTATAAACTACAACAAGGATGTCGACAATGATGATGTATTTGAAGACAACAAAGAAAATACTGATAAAGAAGGGAAAGAattgacattttgcgaaaaaatatacatattcttTGATCTAGAtcttttaaaagattttacatttataaatttaatgttggGAATGACTCTGGCCAGTTTTGCTGAAatgaatttttcaattttgacaCCATTCATACTTGGAGATTATGGGTTTACAAAACCTGAAGTGgcttttttcatgtcattattaGGAGGTATAGATATATGTGTAAGATTTTGTATTCCTTTCATCGCTGGAAAAGTCGGATGGGACAACAATTCATTTTTCCTTTTTGGAGTATTAACCATGGCTATGGGAAGA TTTTAG
- the LOC128669475 gene encoding uncharacterized protein LOC128669475 isoform X2, which produces MYIVSVALHTTVRAPLQRQVRTPGYLQLGNYHYYQYTLRYELFRRCVTALHGLANGPVFRTFTYRQVSLAGATVVVISLMLCTFSYNFITYLLTFSILYGAGYGISSSANALALNTYWKNRRRLATSLSWTTTGLGPMLWPHIITLLMASFGETGTILIISGISLHAIACALLLQPVEWHSKSAEQKEEEEHKLLLKNKEYNKSENKNKDHKNNLDSGYFSRMSKFKNFSAYSSQYLYNEDDPITPGYEITDPGTPMMLRANDGYFSQTRQPRSKAPSRETSAKTSRMNSNKPSTTNLNEIRSQKSSTLNLNDSKQNSYVNLGALDQENKSKPKRKLSTTLRAQIPESEIEDCPTLKAPHDLKADEKEVVEKIDPMIAKDIAEKAEKQITKSKSMKSFKTDGQYGDKLIKGNQSSISLANQDDYEESKYLKDNHSNQSYRTRNRLKSNNFNYESEVLKQASMKLEQYLKENEDENQGKITILINYNKDVDNDDVFEDNKENTDKEGKELTFCEKIYIFFDLDLLKDFTFINLMLGMTLASFAEMNFSILTPFILGDYGFTKPEVAFFMSLLGGIDICVRFCIPFIAGKVGWDNNSFFLFGVLTMAMGRVVLAYNQNYSMALLIAVIIGFGKGLRTVFVALVIPTHVPLHKLPGASGLQLLTNGVVCVALGPVVGWIKDHTSTGVLLHSLNILTYITAISWGIEKFMRARQRKALNEEFADP; this is translated from the exons ATGTACA TTGTCAGCGTTGCCCTTCATACAACAGTTCGGGCTCCTCTTCAGAGACAAGTTCGAACGCCTGGGTATCTCCAGCTCGGAAACTACCACTATTATCAATATACACTCCGCTATGAACTCTTTCGTCGGTGCGTGACAGCCTTACATG GGTTAGCAAATGGACCTGTATTCAGAACATTCACTTATAGGCAAGTGTCACTGGCTGGTGCTACGGTTGTAGTCATATCTCTTATGCTGTGCACATTCTCCTACAACTTCATCACTTATCTTTTGACTTTCTCAATTTTGTACG ggGCTGGATACGGTATAAGCAGCTCTGCTAATGCTTTAgctttaaatacttattggAAAAACAGAAGACGATTAGCAACGAGTTTATCATGGACAACTACAGGACTAGGTCCAATGTTATGGCCCCATATTATCACATTATTAATGGCTTCCTTTGGAGAAACTGGAAcgatattaataataagtgGAATATCACTTCATGCTATAGCATGCGCACTTTTACTCCAACCCGTCGAATGGCATAGCAAATCTGCAGaacaaaaagaagaagaagaacataAATTActccttaaaaataaagaatacaataaatccgagaacaaaaacaaagatcacaaaaataatttagacaGTGGTTATTTTAGTcgaatgtcaaaatttaaaaattttagtgCTTATTcaagtcaatatttatataatgaagaTGATCCAATAACACCTGGCTATGAAATCACTGACCCAGGCACTCCTATGATGCTACGAGCTAATGACGGATATTTTAGCCAAACTCGTCAACCTCGGAGTAAAGCCCCTTCCAGAGAAACGTCAGCTAAAACTTCAAGAATGAATTCAAATAAACCTTCTACGACAAACCTAAATGAAATTCGCTCACAAAAATCttcaactttaaatttaaatgattctAAACAAAATTCATATGTAAATCTTGGTGCTTTAgatcaagaaaataaaagtaaaccaAAACGAAAATTATCTACAACACTTCGTGCACAAATTCCGGAATCGGAAATAGAAGACTGTCCTACACTTAAAGCACCACATGACTTAAAAGCTGATGAAAAAGAGGTTGTAGAAAAAATTGATCCGATGATTGCAAAAGATATTGCAGAGAAagcagaaaaacaaataactaagagtaaaagtatgaaatcatttaaaacGGATGGTCAATACggtgataaattaataaaaggcAATCAAAGTAGCATATCGTTAGCTAATCAAGACGATTACgaagaaagtaaatatttaaaagataatcATAGTAATCAATCATATAGAACAAGAAACAGATTAaagtcaaataattttaattatgagaGTGAAGTGTTGAAACAAGCTTCAATGAAGTTGGAGCagtatttgaaagaaaatgaaGATGAAAATCAAGGCAAAATAACAATACTTATAAACTACAACAAGGATGTCGACAATGATGATGTATTTGAAGACAACAAAGAAAATACTGATAAAGAAGGGAAAGAattgacattttgcgaaaaaatatacatattcttTGATCTAGAtcttttaaaagattttacatttataaatttaatgttggGAATGACTCTGGCCAGTTTTGCTGAAatgaatttttcaattttgacaCCATTCATACTTGGAGATTATGGGTTTACAAAACCTGAAGTGgcttttttcatgtcattattaGGAGGTATAGATATATGTGTAAGATTTTGTATTCCTTTCATCGCTGGAAAAGTCGGATGGGACAACAATTCATTTTTCCTTTTTGGAGTATTAACCATGGCTATGGGAAGAGTAG TTTTAGCCTACAATCAGAATTACAGCATGGCTCTTCTAATCGCAGTTATAATAGGTTTCGGGAAAGGTCTGAGGACAGTCTTCGTGGCGTTGGTGATCCCCACTCACGTGCCTCTCCACAAGTTACCAGGAGCCTCGGGTTTACAGCTCTTGACCAATGGCGTTGTATGTGTAGCTCTGGGACCAGTTGTCG GTTGGATCAAAGATCATACATCAACAGGTGTGCTGTTGCACAGTTTGAATATCCTGACGTACATAACAGCTATTTCTTGGGGCATAGAGAAATTCATGCGAGCGAGGCAACGAAAGGCCCTTAATGAAGAATTCGCAGATCCGTGA
- the LOC128669312 gene encoding monocarboxylate transporter 9-like isoform X1 → MTSAVNKIPPDGGYGWVVVIAYALNNVVVLPLISGFGLIFQEAFEETGLSATQGTLVITLNHGIGMLISFFTGPVLQRYGYRKVAVFGAIFISLGLMMTASSSNFWLFIFSYSIICSLGVASVMASFSLAINSFFKEKRARAVGAGMSMTGLGAIYMPLLMSTLMYAYGWRFAVLILSAICLHSLVAACLLRPAKWYLINPPVTEEMEPLNKENGIELVNGSFTESSKLTGSTTLKVEESVEIDLSPLKSISMRSLNSNASLQSRNAISHPDVRKKQHLEPSLSEAKYKWWESQEINLGSSINIFNEPKSEIKEKETAQPEKAKKEKTFLDKIIKIFDLTLLSDPIFVNILIGLSVASCVETNFSLLLPMILKDMMGFETFSIAQIMAVIGFSDTIFRFVSPFIGEWCNKPARVMYIIGLLLIIFTRTIMLFTTTYIGMMFVALLMGITKGVRTVYMNVIIPSYVPIDRLPFAYSIQMFVNGITIIALGPLLGKIRELSGSYQIPIVVLNLVTVITIILWCCEFIYFRLKQKPITENQETK, encoded by the exons ATGACTAGTGCAGTGAACAAAATTCCACCAGATGGAGGGTATGGATGGGTCGTGGTGATCGCTTATGCACTTAACAAT GTAGTTGTTCTTCCCCTTATAAGCGGATTTGGTCTTATTTTTCAAGAAGCATTTGAGGAAACAGGCTTATCTGCCACACAAGGCACGCTTGTTATCACACTCAATCATGGAATCGGCATGCTTATATCTTTTTTCACTGGACCCGTACTCCAGAGATATGGGTACAGAAAAGTTGCAGTTTTTGGAGCTATTTTTATCAGCCTCGGTCTCATGATGACAGCATCCTCATCAAATTTCTGGCTGTTTATATTCTCCTATAGTATTATTTGTT cgTTGGGTGTTGCTTCAGTTATGGCATCTTTTTCATTAGCAATAAATTCTTTCTTCAAAGAGAAAAGGGCTCGAGCAGTCGGAGCAGGAATGTCCATGACAGGTTTAGGAGCTATATACATGCCTCTTCTCATGAGTACCCTCATGTATGCCTACGGCTGGAGATTCGCAGTACTCATCCTAAGTGCCATCTGTCTACACTCTCTAGTAGCTGCCTGTTTACTTAGACCAGCAAAATGGTACTTAATAAATCCTCCAGTAACAGAAGAAATGGAAccattaaataaagaaaatggtATAGAACTTGTCAATGGAAGTTTTACAGAATCTTCGAAGTTAACTG GATCTACAACATTAAAAGTCGAAGAAAGTGTGGAAATTGATTTAAGTCCTCTTAAAAGCATATCAATGAGATCATTAAACAGCAATGCAAGTCTCCAATCCAGGAACGCTATATCACATCCCGATGTACGCAAAAAGCAGCACTTAGAACCATCGCTCTCTGAAGCTAAATATAAGTGGTGGGAATCACAAGAGATAAATTTGGGcagttcaataaatattttcaatgaacCAAAATCTGAAATCAAAGAGAAAGAAACAGCACAACCTGAAAAGGCTAAGAAAGAAAAGACTTTTCtcgataaaatcataaaaatttttGATCTGACTTTACTCAGTGATCCAATattcgtaaatattttgattggtCTCTCGGTAGCTTCATGTGTAGAAACAAATTTCTCCTTGCTACTTCCAATGATCCTTAAAGACATGATGGGATTCGAAACGTTTTCCATAGCTCAAATCATGGCAGTTATTGGATTTTCGGATACGATATTCCGATTTGTGTCTCCTTTTATCGGAGAATGGTGTAATAAACCAGCAAGAGTTATGTATATCAtaggtttattattaattatatttacacgcacaa ttATGCTGTTCACTACTACCTACATTGGGATGATGTTCGTAGCCCTACTCATGGGCATCACCAAAGGAGTGCGAACAGTGTATATGAATGTCATAATTCCCAGTTATGTTCCCATTGACAGACTTCCTTTTGCATACAGCATACAGATGTTCGTCAATGGAATCACTATTATAGCATTAGGTCCACTATTAG GCAAAATTAGAGAACTATCCGGCTCGTATCAAATACCTATAGTGGTATTGAATTTAGTGACAGTGATTACGATCATTCTGTGGTGctgtgaatttatttacttcaggCTGAAGCAAAAACCTATTACAGAGAACCaggaaacaaaataa
- the LOC128669312 gene encoding uncharacterized protein LOC128669312 isoform X2, whose product MLISFFTGPVLQRYGYRKVAVFGAIFISLGLMMTASSSNFWLFIFSYSIICSLGVASVMASFSLAINSFFKEKRARAVGAGMSMTGLGAIYMPLLMSTLMYAYGWRFAVLILSAICLHSLVAACLLRPAKWYLINPPVTEEMEPLNKENGIELVNGSFTESSKLTGSTTLKVEESVEIDLSPLKSISMRSLNSNASLQSRNAISHPDVRKKQHLEPSLSEAKYKWWESQEINLGSSINIFNEPKSEIKEKETAQPEKAKKEKTFLDKIIKIFDLTLLSDPIFVNILIGLSVASCVETNFSLLLPMILKDMMGFETFSIAQIMAVIGFSDTIFRFVSPFIGEWCNKPARVMYIIGLLLIIFTRTIMLFTTTYIGMMFVALLMGITKGVRTVYMNVIIPSYVPIDRLPFAYSIQMFVNGITIIALGPLLGKIRELSGSYQIPIVVLNLVTVITIILWCCEFIYFRLKQKPITENQETK is encoded by the exons ATGCTTATATCTTTTTTCACTGGACCCGTACTCCAGAGATATGGGTACAGAAAAGTTGCAGTTTTTGGAGCTATTTTTATCAGCCTCGGTCTCATGATGACAGCATCCTCATCAAATTTCTGGCTGTTTATATTCTCCTATAGTATTATTTGTT cgTTGGGTGTTGCTTCAGTTATGGCATCTTTTTCATTAGCAATAAATTCTTTCTTCAAAGAGAAAAGGGCTCGAGCAGTCGGAGCAGGAATGTCCATGACAGGTTTAGGAGCTATATACATGCCTCTTCTCATGAGTACCCTCATGTATGCCTACGGCTGGAGATTCGCAGTACTCATCCTAAGTGCCATCTGTCTACACTCTCTAGTAGCTGCCTGTTTACTTAGACCAGCAAAATGGTACTTAATAAATCCTCCAGTAACAGAAGAAATGGAAccattaaataaagaaaatggtATAGAACTTGTCAATGGAAGTTTTACAGAATCTTCGAAGTTAACTG GATCTACAACATTAAAAGTCGAAGAAAGTGTGGAAATTGATTTAAGTCCTCTTAAAAGCATATCAATGAGATCATTAAACAGCAATGCAAGTCTCCAATCCAGGAACGCTATATCACATCCCGATGTACGCAAAAAGCAGCACTTAGAACCATCGCTCTCTGAAGCTAAATATAAGTGGTGGGAATCACAAGAGATAAATTTGGGcagttcaataaatattttcaatgaacCAAAATCTGAAATCAAAGAGAAAGAAACAGCACAACCTGAAAAGGCTAAGAAAGAAAAGACTTTTCtcgataaaatcataaaaatttttGATCTGACTTTACTCAGTGATCCAATattcgtaaatattttgattggtCTCTCGGTAGCTTCATGTGTAGAAACAAATTTCTCCTTGCTACTTCCAATGATCCTTAAAGACATGATGGGATTCGAAACGTTTTCCATAGCTCAAATCATGGCAGTTATTGGATTTTCGGATACGATATTCCGATTTGTGTCTCCTTTTATCGGAGAATGGTGTAATAAACCAGCAAGAGTTATGTATATCAtaggtttattattaattatatttacacgcacaa ttATGCTGTTCACTACTACCTACATTGGGATGATGTTCGTAGCCCTACTCATGGGCATCACCAAAGGAGTGCGAACAGTGTATATGAATGTCATAATTCCCAGTTATGTTCCCATTGACAGACTTCCTTTTGCATACAGCATACAGATGTTCGTCAATGGAATCACTATTATAGCATTAGGTCCACTATTAG GCAAAATTAGAGAACTATCCGGCTCGTATCAAATACCTATAGTGGTATTGAATTTAGTGACAGTGATTACGATCATTCTGTGGTGctgtgaatttatttacttcaggCTGAAGCAAAAACCTATTACAGAGAACCaggaaacaaaataa